From Phycisphaerales bacterium, a single genomic window includes:
- the purF gene encoding amidophosphoribosyltransferase: protein MPKRIPLTVLSSQATPYQHYEKKEKCGVFGVWGHPQSARLSYLGLYAQQHRGQESAGIAVSDGEVLSAHTGMGLVPEIFETKELEELDHIGGKGAIAHNRYSTAGGSLACNAQPLLESYVGGQVAVAHNGNLINNLVLRHAFEQAGHLFHTTSDTEVIIHLLASPEQQRAVDPLAATLRHLQGAFSLLFLFPDRIEAARDPWGWRPLSLGQLSTGQYVVASETVALDVVGAKVIREIEPGEIVTINDDGIKSRHFAEPAERTAHCVFEHVYFANPASNVFGQNVQIARETMGERLAAESPVAADYIVPMPDSGRSAALGFARASGIPYREAIVPNRYVGRTFIKPSQDQRAAAVRLKLNVIDELVRGKRLVIVDDSIVRGTTTKAKMDQLRACGAKEIHLRISCPPIRHPCFFGVDFAERSQLVATGKTIEDIRAYLGVDSLHYLSLEGLLSVMNRPGEKYCTACYSGDYRLDPEHPITDEVVEPEQMKMFG, encoded by the coding sequence ATGCCCAAACGCATCCCGCTCACCGTCCTTTCCTCCCAGGCCACCCCCTACCAGCACTACGAGAAGAAGGAGAAGTGCGGCGTCTTCGGCGTCTGGGGTCACCCCCAGTCCGCCCGGCTCTCCTACCTCGGCCTCTACGCCCAGCAGCACCGCGGGCAGGAGTCCGCCGGCATCGCCGTTTCCGACGGGGAGGTCCTCTCCGCCCACACCGGTATGGGTCTGGTCCCCGAGATCTTCGAGACCAAGGAGCTGGAAGAGCTCGACCACATCGGCGGGAAAGGGGCCATCGCCCACAACCGCTACTCCACCGCCGGCGGCTCGCTTGCCTGCAACGCCCAGCCGCTGCTGGAGAGCTACGTCGGAGGTCAGGTCGCGGTCGCTCACAACGGCAACCTCATCAACAACCTCGTCCTCCGCCACGCCTTCGAGCAGGCGGGCCACCTCTTCCACACCACGAGCGACACCGAGGTCATCATCCACCTGCTCGCTTCGCCCGAGCAGCAGCGCGCCGTCGATCCACTCGCCGCCACGCTCCGCCACCTCCAGGGCGCCTTCTCGCTCTTGTTCCTCTTCCCCGACCGAATCGAGGCGGCGCGTGACCCCTGGGGCTGGCGCCCCTTGAGCCTGGGCCAGCTGTCCACCGGCCAGTATGTTGTCGCCAGCGAGACCGTCGCGCTCGACGTCGTCGGCGCCAAGGTCATCCGCGAGATCGAGCCCGGCGAGATCGTCACGATCAACGATGACGGCATCAAGAGCCGCCACTTCGCCGAGCCCGCCGAGCGCACCGCCCACTGCGTCTTCGAGCACGTCTACTTCGCCAACCCCGCGAGCAACGTCTTCGGCCAGAACGTGCAGATCGCCCGCGAGACCATGGGCGAGCGCCTCGCCGCCGAGTCGCCGGTCGCCGCCGACTACATCGTCCCCATGCCCGACTCCGGTCGTTCCGCGGCCCTCGGTTTCGCCCGTGCCTCGGGGATTCCCTACCGCGAGGCGATCGTCCCCAACCGCTACGTGGGCCGCACCTTCATCAAGCCCAGCCAGGACCAGCGCGCCGCGGCCGTGCGCCTCAAGCTCAACGTCATCGACGAGCTCGTCCGCGGCAAGCGCCTCGTCATCGTGGACGACTCCATCGTCCGCGGCACCACGACCAAGGCGAAGATGGACCAGCTCCGCGCCTGCGGGGCGAAGGAAATCCACCTCCGCATCAGCTGCCCGCCCATCCGCCACCCATGCTTCTTCGGCGTCGACTTCGCCGAGCGCAGCCAGCTGGTCGCTACGGGCAAGACGATCGAGGACATCCGCGCCTACCTCGGCGTGGACTCCCTGCACTACCTGAGCCTCGAGGGCCTGCTCTCGGTGATGAACCGCCCGGGCGAGAAGTACTGCACTGCCTGTTATAGCGGCGACTACCGCCTCGACCCCGAGCACCCCATCACCGACGAGGTCGTCGAGCCCGAACAGATGAAGATGTTCGGCTGA
- the rpsD gene encoding 30S ribosomal protein S4, translating into MARYTGPKLKLSRRVGVPISDTPKHTSKRALTYPGMHGYRGRRMRDYGIRQNEKQKLKYYYGVLEKQFRLYLAAAAKQPGNTGDVLLAALETRLDNVIRRAGLARTIWGARQMVAHGHVIVNGRKTDRPSFHVSVGDVITLKPKAQKLAKEAMESLAGYEVPGWMELNPAESTLRMVAVPTSDQIPFDVNTNLIIEFYR; encoded by the coding sequence ATGGCTCGTTATACCGGTCCCAAGCTGAAGCTCTCGCGTCGTGTCGGCGTGCCGATTTCCGACACCCCCAAGCACACCTCGAAGCGCGCCCTGACCTACCCGGGCATGCACGGGTACCGCGGTCGCCGCATGCGCGACTACGGCATCCGCCAGAACGAGAAGCAGAAGCTCAAGTACTACTACGGGGTGCTGGAGAAGCAGTTCCGCCTGTACCTGGCCGCGGCGGCCAAGCAGCCGGGCAACACGGGTGACGTGCTGCTCGCGGCGCTGGAGACGCGCCTGGACAACGTGATCCGTCGTGCGGGCCTGGCCCGGACGATCTGGGGCGCCCGCCAGATGGTGGCCCACGGGCATGTCATCGTGAACGGCCGCAAGACCGACCGTCCGAGCTTCCACGTCAGCGTGGGCGACGTGATCACCCTCAAGCCCAAGGCGCAGAAGCTGGCCAAGGAGGCGATGGAGTCGCTGGCCGGCTACGAGGTCCCGGGCTGGATGGAGCTGAACCCCGCCGAGAGCACCCTGCGCATGGTGGCGGTGCCCACCAGCGATCAGATCCCCTTCGACGTCAACACCAACCTCATCATCGAGTTCTACCGCTAA